A genomic segment from Daphnia pulex isolate KAP4 chromosome 5, ASM2113471v1 encodes:
- the LOC124193683 gene encoding uncharacterized protein LOC124193683 yields MAAPDELVEPTNTILRNQVSIEQDRIVDRELLAKAVTMSSEARLIDFAFMKQISSNDFPLVGIMVADLLDSISIPVSLNDFSNLKRNSEKSFYGQGYNISYDTSLRDALEIDGSRVCPLTHANIELSSLIIQHLGLPSNGLLNVRAKLKKLLLYEIGGHYIFDSNQFGTIGTVILQIPVEKGHEGGHWKVQHNGQSQTFMNDSKSDTNFYLSEFYGTCKHSMEKVTKGCNVALVFDLVCTNAKTTIPLDYPVILTALKEIKQSLNPWTLDFPEENLSNNEFLCLEKSWDKQVLYFDLQENYEKRDLKFQLLRGKDENLAHLLQCCSFLDVHLVNLIQQEARIPQPHTADCVESSGNVGQGFSWQWIDTEDNIRNLAFKLDLEQQCVGPFRPHVNSSTVLQETEEMTQEEDSNSEMTTVKRYSYRSLLVIWPKHHSVWMYCRYGLPSLITRMENLLASTSQWQEEERKRVTRDLRQLVHYCCAQPKLVWTNLDMQKGELTWKLLYFCITLRAREEGLALLETLGADFEEQCQELLGISTEAFEGIQNELVAKAIAIFQCEVAGWVDMAGLVKRMITPNRILKQLIPIIKLAECLLDVNCVEGAKMIGDTISTFFINMEHGGPASQASQASTVTLFCVKAYLGMVLTLERNPKTSDLTRMESFVIFFSRLRSSVQCRLVLDLVAPDSLIKMTLSSGFMFHDMCRILSTDCNFYAPPVKLNAEDLLKCYIRFGNVDWLQSLINKICRAPQPSEIAEKFNTSKINLLTKIISSSSLLELAESSVPAKSTMISLVKNYLLLLVDHFSTLIGRDYQVLVPETPDSTPDVDMPRRETLQKSLSSCILFFMRMDPINFSTESPHWSLISLLLAKLTIPQLFHFLIQLFQGFTTTQHGLKDGIIKHVCEFLLTRMKEEVTVMHSREDILNVTRCFIQTGSKSLIRSFLKQVCANEITGYWKHTDKQKLFKLLMSSSDVWGQLSSEKKLIVLNTCNLIVSNGINDIIRKLDSPSASTNITPILFECVQLFILTERNRFSDGQFCVDFVFQPLLAKLSNSQLMDLVMGVFVLEKNEFPATRKISLLYSWYLDTCRRFFSLNFVPLVKTDLEIIVKIFDCLLWLNDDICWKNFAFQVCESFPTEESNLFVVVIVSSDRLRKALLDSPPAFNAIITILNHWIDASLSKNEPPFIWKQNKAVVHGHPQVEAFLRSHEKRMFYYKFTSTKEAQHFCSELKVNGPLNGFSVKATTRSKNSSSGKVAYCEILKNRSHHKHLLLEFDKRKSEVEGLKKLLASLLEERDTANLSPPELARLEETDESSSSCETDDLCIVYESSAVKRRKIDIPTFTVVA; encoded by the exons ATGGCGGCACCAGATGAGTTGGTGGAACCAACTAATACCATTTTAAGGAATCAAGTTTCCATCGAACAAGACAGAATTGTTGACAGAGAACTCTTAGCAAAGGCTGTAACAATGTCAAGTGAAGCgagattgattgattttgcaTTTATGAAGCAAATTTCATCCAACGATTTCCCTTTAGTTGGAATCATGGTGGCAGACCTCCTAGACAGTATTTCAATACCTGTTTCACTTAAT gatttttcaaacttaaaaagaaattcggaaaaatcTTTCTATGGCCAAGGATACAACATCTCATATGATACTTCTCTGAGAGATGCTTTGGAAATAGATGGTTCTAGAGTTTGTCCTTTAACACATGCAAACATTGAATTATCATCACTAATTATTCAACACCTTGGACTGCCCAGCAATGGACTTTTGAATGTTCGagcaaaacttaaaaaactgCTTTTGTATGAAATTGGTGGGCATTATATCTTTGATTCCAATCAATTTG GTACCATCGGAACAGTGATCCTTCAAATACCTGTTGAAAAAGGTCACGAAGGTGGGCATTGGAAGGTACAACATAACGGTCAGAGTCAAACGTTTATGAATGATTCAAAAAGcgacacaaatttttatttgtcggaATTTTACGGGACTTGCAAACATTCAATGGAAAAAGTAACTAAAGGCTGCAATGTGGCGCTTGTCTTCGATCTCGTGTGTACCAATGCCAAGACTACTATACCTTTGGATTATCCAGTTATATTAACTGCCTTAAAGGAGATTAAACAATCACTTAACCCTTGGACACTTGATTTTCCGGAAGAAAACCTGAGTAATAACGAATTTCTGTGCCTTGAGAAATCTTGGGACAAACAGGTTTTATATTTTGATCTACAGGAAAACTACGAAAAACGAGACCTCAAGTTTCAGCTCCTTCGaggaaaagatgaaaacttGGCCCACCTTCTCCAGTGTTGCTCATTTCTCGACGTACATCTTGTTAATTTGATACAACAGGAAGCAAGAATCCCTCAGCCCCACACTGCTGATTGCGTAGAATCATCTGGAAATGTTGGTCAAGGATTTTCCTGGCAATGGATTGACACTGAAGACAACATTAGGAATTTGGCCTTCAAATTAGATTTGGAGCAGCAATGTGTTGGACCCTTTCGACCCCACGTCAATTCAAGTACAGTTCTTCAAGAAACTGAAGAAATGACACAGGAAGAAGATTCTAATTCCGAAATGACAACTGTGAAACGATACTCATATCGCAGCCTATTGGTAATCTGGCCTAAACATCATTCGGTGTGGATGTATTGTCGTTACGGTTTACCTTCACTGATAACCCGAATGGAAAATTTACTTGCTTCGACGTCACAGTGGCAAGAAGAGGAACGTAAAAGGGTAACTCGTGACTTGCGTCAGTTAGTACATTATTGCTGCGCTCAACCTAAATTGGTATGGACCAACCTCGATATGCAAAAAGGCGAATTGACGTGGAAATTGCTGTATTTCTGCATCACACTACGAGCTCGTGAAGAAGGTCTCGCTTTGTTGGAGACTCTGGGCGCCGATTTTGAAGAACAATGTCAAGAATTGCTTGGAATTAGTACGGAGGCGTTTGAAGGAATTCAAAATGAACTAGTGGCTAAAGCAATAGCTATATTCCAATGTGAAGTTGCAG GCTGGGTTGATATGGCCGGACTGGTAAAACGGATGATAACCCCAAACCGGATTTTAAAGCAGTTGATTCCGATTATTAAATTGGCTGAATGCCTGCTTGATGTCAATTGTGTGGAAGGAGCCAAGATGATAGGAGATACAATTTCGACCTTCTTCATCAATATGGAACATGGAGGACCAGCGTCTCAAGCTTCTCAAGCGTCAACGGTTACACTTTTTTGTGTAAAAGCATACCTCGGCATGGTTCTTACGCTAGAGAGAAATCCGAAGACTTCCGATCTCACAAGAATGGAATCTTTCgttatcttcttttctagg TTACGGTCATCAGTGCAGTGTCGCTTGGTGTTAGATTTGGTAGCTCCAGATTCATTGATAAAGATGACTTTATCTTCCGGATTCATGTTCCACGACATGTGCCGGATTTTGTCTACTGATTGCAACTTCTACGCGCCACCCGTTAAGCTCAACGCAGAGGATTTGTTGAAATGCTATATTCGATTCGGAAACGTCGATTGGCTTCAATCACTAATCAACAAAATATGCCGAGCTCCCCAACCATCAGAAATCGCAGAGAAATTCAATACTTCCAAGATTAATTTATTGacgaaaattatttcttcatcGTCGCTCTTGGAATTGGCCGAATCTTCTGTACCCGCCAAGTCTACGATGATTTCGTTAGTGAAAAACtatctgttgttgttggttgacCACTTTTCAACACTGATTGGAAGAGATTATCAAGTTCTGGTTCCTGAGACTCCTGACTCGACTCCTGATGTTGACATGCCTCGACGTGAAACTTTGCAGAAAAGCTTGTCATCGTGTATCCTGTTTTTTATGCGGATGGATCCGATTAATTTTTCAACTGAGTCACCCCACTGGTCACTTATCTCGTTGCTACTTGCCAAACTTACAATTCCTCagttgtttcatttcttgatcCAACTCTTTCAAGGCTTCACGACCACCCAGCATGGCCTCAAAGATGGCATCATTAAACATGTCTGCGAATTCCTCTTAACtcgaatgaaagaagaagtaacAGTGATGCATAGCCGAGAAGACATCCTCAATGTGACAAGGTGTTTCATTCAGACAGGAAGCAAATCACTAATCCGATCGTTTTTAAAGCAAGTATGTGCGAACGAAATAACTGGATACTGGAAACATACCGACAAGCAGAAGTTGTTCAAACTCTTGATGTCGTCGTCTGATGTTTGGGGACAACTCTCTTCAGAAAAGAAGCTGATAGTTTTGAACACTTGTAACCTCATCGTCTCAAACGGAATTAATGACATCATCCGAAAGTTGGATTCTCCAAGTGCTTCGACCAACATCACACCTATACTCTTCGAGTGTGTCCAACTTTTCATTCTGACCGAAAGGAATCGTTTCTCTGATGGACAGTTTTGCGTTGACTTTGTGTTTCAACCTCTCTTGGCCAAGTTATCGAATTCTCAGTTAATGGATCTTGTGATGGGCGTTTTCGtgttggaaaaaaacgaatttcccGCTACAAGAAAAATCTCCCTCTTATACAGTTGGTATCTCGATACATGCAGGCGATTCTTTAGCCTAAACTTTGTGCCATTAGTTAAAACGGATTTGGAAATAATAGTCAAGATATTTGATTGTCTGCTGTGGCTGAATGATGATATTTGCTGGAAGAATTTCGCCTTTCAAGTTTGCGAATCTTTCCCTACAGAGGAAAGTAATCTCTTTGTAGTTGTTATTGTGAGCAGTGATCGCTTACGAAAAGCTCTGTTGGATTCCCCTCCCGCTTTTAACGCCATCATCACTATCCTTAACCATTGGATCGATGCCTCGCTTTCTAAAAACGAACCTCCTTTCATATGGAAGCAAAACAAAGCTGTCGTGCATGGGCATCCTCAAGTGGAAGCTTTTCTTCGTTCACATGAAAAGCGAATGTTTTACTACAAATTTACTTCCACCAAAGAAGCTCAACATTTTTGCAGCGAACTGAAAGTGAATGGCCCCTTGAATGGATTCAGTGTCAAAGCGACGACTCGGTCAAAAAATTCCAGCTCTGGAAAAGTGGCTTACtgtgaaatattaaaaaatcggAGTCATCACAAACATTTATTGCTGGAATTCGACAAAAGGAAATCCGAGGTGGAAGGATTGAAAAAGTTGCTTGCAAGCTTATTAGAAGAGCGTGACACAGCCAACTTAAGCCCACCTGAACTCGCTCGTCTAGAAGAAACGGATGAATCTTCATCAAGCTGCGAAACAGATGACTTATGCATCGTGTATGAATCTTCAGCGGTCAAACGAAGGAAGATTGACATACCCACTTTTACCGTGGTtgcctaa